From the genome of Cryptomeria japonica unplaced genomic scaffold, Sugi_1.0 HiC_scaffold_304, whole genome shotgun sequence, one region includes:
- the LOC131870209 gene encoding glutamate decarboxylase 1-like, which yields MGVPVVAFSFSLKDNTEHDEYEISDHLRKYGWIVPAYTMAPDAQHITLLRVVVREDFNRTMAERLAADVDRVSKELEEFPPKIIHAVQGLAISEEDKKGFAVLLLVREEEEATAVGRFGIVKLAK from the exons ATGGGGGTTCCTGTAGTGGCCTTCTCCTTCTCGCTCAAGGACAACACTGAGCACGATGAATATGAAATATCAGATCATCTAAGAAAATATGGGTGGATTGTTCCAGCCTATACAATGGCTCCAGATGCTCAGCACATTACACTTCTGCGTGTTGTGGTGAGAGAGGACTTCAACCGAACGATGGCAGAGCGCCTGGCTGCAGATGTTGACAGAGTATCAAAGGAATTGGAAGAGTTTCCTCCTAAGATAATTCATGCAGTTCAAGGCTTAGCCATTAGTGAAGAAGATAAAAAGGG CTTCGCAGTTTTACTATTggtcagagaagaagaagaagcaacagCAGTTGGGAGGTTTGGCATAGTTAAGCTTGCAAAG